The Polaribacter sp. HaHaR_3_91 genomic sequence CGTATAAATCGTCGTTTTCTATATCTTGAGGTTGATTTTCTTGCAAAATTTATTTTTTAAGTCGAAGTGGATATTCATCGAATATCAACCTTTAACAGTTTAATTTTTTATTTTTGAATACTGAATACTGAATACTGAATACTGAATACTGAATACTAGTTTCCGTTTCCGTCACCTAAAACTAAGTCTACGATAGAGTTTAAAGGTAATTTATCTCCGTGATTTAGAATTTCTCCTTTGTAGCGTAATCCACGTACAACATCTTTACCAATATCTCTTACAGAAATTGGGTTTGTACCAATATTAAAACCAATAGATCGTAAATGAGAAGTAGCTTGTCTTTTTGTTCTTCCGTTTAAATCTGGAACAGTAACATCTCTATATTTAGAAGGATTTAATGTTAAGTAAATTTTACGTTTTTCTTTTACAAAATCTCCTGTTTCTGGAGATTGCTCAATTACAGATTTTTTTGGATAATCTGGGTTGTAGCTCGCGCTATCTATAACAATAAAATCTAGATTTAATTCTTCTAACTTTAGTTTTACATTTTCTAAAGACATTTTATGCAAGTTAGGAACTTGAATTTTTTGATCGTGATTGGTAGAATAGCCTAACCAATATTTTAAAGCAAAAATAAAGACCAACAAACCTATACCTGCAATAATAACTTGTATAAAGAAGGACTTACTTTTAATAAATTGAAAAACACTCATTTTTTGATTTTTAGAACGCACAAAGATATAAAAACTAAACGTTGCTATTTCTATAATTATTTTGATAAATTTGTTTTATTATTTTAGAATTTATGAAACAGAATATTGCAATTGTAATGGGTGGTTATTCATCCGAAGTTAATATTTCGCTTACCAGCGGAAATGTAGTGTACAAGCACTTAAATAAAGAGAAATACAATCCGTATAGAGTCCATATTTTAAAAGATAAATGGGTTGCTTTAGATGATGATAATCAAGAATATCCTATAAATAGAAGCGATTTTTCTTTTTCATTGAATGGTACTTCTGTTATTTTCGATTGTGTTTTTAACGCAATACATGGCGCGCCCGGAGAAAACGGAACTTTGTTAGCGTATTTTAATTTGATTAATTTAAAACACACTTCTGCACCTTTTTATCAAATGGCCTTAACATTTAATAAGCGAGATACTTTAAGTGTTGTGAAAGAATATGGCATTAAAACGGCCGTTTCTGTGTACTTAAATAAAGGAGATGTTGTAGATTTAGATGCTATAATTAACAAAGTTGGATTGCCTTGTTTTGTGAAACCTAATAATGCGGGATCTAGTTACGGAATTTCTAAAGCGCACACAAAAGCAGAAATGTTACCTGCTTTAGAAAAGGCATATAAAGAAGATACAGAGATTTTAATTGAGTCTTTTTTAGACGGACCAGAAGTTTCTGTTGGTGTAATTCATTATAAAGGAGAAACAACAGTATTGCCAATTACAGAGATTGTAACAGAAAACGATTTCTTTGATTATGAGGCTAAATACGAAGGGAAATCTCAAGAGATTACTCCTGCTAGAATTTCTGATGAAGAAAAAATGAAAGTAGAAGAAATAGCAAAAAAGGTATATAAAATTTTAAATATGTCTGGTTTTTCACGTTCAGAATATATTTTAGTTAACGGAGAACCACATTTCTTAGAAATGAACACGGTACCAGGTTTAACTGAAGAAAGTATCTTACCACAACAAGCAAAAGTGGCAGGTATTTCTTTAGAAGAGTTATTTGAAAGTGCGATTGAGTCGGCTTTTGTATAGAAACAAGATTTTTTAGAATCACGAGACATGCAGATTACTGTTATGGGGTTCGATGCAAGATGATGTTGAACCACGAAGCAAGATGATCACTGTTGTGTGGTTGAAATAGTTTGTTTTTGAAACAAGACGTAAAAACTAATTTATGTATATTGTAGAAATCAGAATAATTCTTGGTTATCGGTTCAAAAAGATCATGATTCAAAAAAATCTAAAAACATCAAATAATAAAAATGAAAAGAGCAATTTTTCCAGGATCATTTGATCCAATAACATTAGGTCATTTTGATATCATTGCAAGAGGTGTAAAATTGTTTGATGAACTAATTATTGCCATCGGTGTAAATGCGGACAAAAAATATATGTTCACTTTAGAGGAACGTAAAAAATTTATTGAAGACTGTTTTGCACACGAACCTAAAATAAAAGTGGTTACCTATAAAGGGTTGACAGTTCATTTTTGTCAAGAAAACAATGTCGATTTTATTTTAAGAGGTTTAAGAAACCCCGCAGATTTTGAGTTCGAGAAAGCAATAGCGCATACCAATAGAGATTTAGCGCCTATAGAAACCGTTTTCTTACTAACCGCAGCAAGCACCTCTTATATTTCTTCATCTATTGTAAGGGATGTAATTAGAAATGATGGAGATTATACAAAATTAGTTCCTAAAACTGTAAGAATTAAATAAATATGTGTAGACCTTTTAGAGCATTTTTTTTAGTTACTATTTTACTGTTGCTATTTTCTTGTGATCAATTATCTAAAGAAAAAAAAGATTTTACAACGCTTTTCGAAAAGTCTAACGGAACAGAAACGCCAGAATACAAAGACATCATTTCATATTACAAAGGTTTAGCTGAAGCGCATTCTTCTATATCTTTATTTTCATTCGGACAAACAGATTCCGGAGAACCTTTGCACCTCGTTGTTTATAATAGAGAAGGAGTTTTTAATGTGGATGAAATTAAAAAATCATCCAAAAATAGAATTCTCATCAACAACGGAATTCATCCCGGAGAATCCGACGGAATTGATGCATCCATGTTGTTGCTTAGAGATATTGTAGAAAATGATTCTTTAATAGAAAAATATAAAAACACTGTAATTTGTGTGATTCCTGTGTATAATGTTGGCGGTTCTTTAAATAGAAATTCGCACACAAGAGCAAATCAAAAGGGACCTATAGAATATGGTTTTAGAGGGAATGCAAGAAATTATGATTTAAATAGAGATTTTATAAAACAAGACTCTAGAAATTCAGCAGCTTTTGCAGCAGTATTTCATACTGTAAATCCAGATGTTTTTATAGATAATCACGTAAGTAATGGAGCTGATTATCAATATGCAATTACACATTTATTTACACAACACAATAAACTAGGAGGAAAGCTAGGTGACTTTTTAGAAACCAAAATGCGTCCGAGTATAGAGAATTCACTAGAGCAAAAAGGAATTTCAATTACACCTTATGTAAATGTTTGGGGTACTACGCCAGAAGCAGGTTTTTCTCAGTTTTTCGATTCTCCTAGATATTCAACAGGATACACAACCTTGTTTAATACTTTAGGATTGATGGTAGAAACACACATGTTAAAACCTTATAAAGTAAGGGTAGAACAAACGTATGAATTGTTGTTTTCTGAGTTAGATTTTACAGAAGATAATGCTGATAAAATTAAAGAATTAAGAGCGAATGCTGTAGATGAGGTATTGGCACAGAAAACCTATCCTATTACTTTTAAGGTTGATACTGAAAACCCTACAGAATTACAATTTAAAGGCTACGAAGCAGAGTATGTCGATAGCAAAGTAACTACAGGAAAACGTTTGTTTTATGATACTACAAAACCATATACAAAACCTGTGAAATATTATAATAATTTTATGGAGACTCAGTCTGTAGAAATTCCGAAAGGGTATATTTTAGAACAAGGTTGGCATAAAGTTTTAGAGCGATTAAAAAACAATCAAATAGAATTTACACGTTTTAAAAACGATACAATAATTACTGTTGAAGTAAATCATATTGATAAGTTTGAAACACGTAAAACGGCGTACGAAGGTCATTATTTACATTATAATACTACGGTAAAAACAGCAACTCAAGATTTTCAATTTAGAAAGGGAGATATTTACATTCCTACAAACCAAAATGGAGTTCGGTATTTGCTAGAAACGTTGGAAGCTGCAGCAACCGATTCGTTTTTTAACTGGAATTTTTTCGACACTGTTTTACAACAAAAAGAAGGATATTCTGCTTATGTTTTTGAAGATATTGCAGCCTCTTTTTTAGCTGAAAATCCATCAATAGAAAAAGAGTTTTTAGAAAAACGGAATACAGATACTGAGTTTGCAAATAATCCAAGAGCGCAACTAGATTTTATTTACAAAAAATCACCTCATTACGAACCAGCACATTTACGTTTGCCAATTTTTAAAATATTTTAAATTATGAAAGCACTACCAATCGTTTTGTTATCCCTATTTTTCTTCGGATGTAAATCTGAAAAAGTTAAAACAACAACAAACACAGATGTCAAGACTAATTCCTTTTATGTTGGTACGTATACTAATAAAGATTCTAAAGGAATTTATAAATACCAACTTTCTGAAAAAGGAGAATTACAAAAAATAGGCTTGGTTGCAGAAACGATAAATCCTACTTTTTTAACAAAATCTAACGATGATAAAACTCTTTTTGCAGTGGAAGAAACCAATGTAAACGGAACAGGTTTTATAAAATCTTATAAAATTGAAAGCGATTCTTTACTATTGATAAGTAACGAAAAATCTGGTGGAGCAGGTCCTTGTTTTGTTGCTATAAATGATGATGATTATTTGGTTACGGCAAATTACGGTGGCGGAAGTGTTGGTTTGTTAAAAGCAGATGCTTCTGGTAAATTGTCAGAATTATTAAATGTGCAACAACATATTGGTAAAGGAACAACAGATAGACAAAAAGGTCCTCATGCACATTCTGCTTGGTTTCATCCAGCAAAAAAAGAAGTTATTTCTGTAGATTTAGGAACCAATGAATTGTTTTTTTCTAAGATTGATGAAGATAAACTTGTTTATACAAAGCAAAAGTCTTTAAAAATGGCAAAAGGAGCAGGCCCAAGACATGTAACGTTTAATCCAAATAATAAATGGATTTATGTTTTAAATGAATTGGACAATACGGTTTCTTTGGTAAAAGAAAAAGAGGAAGCATATTTTGTAGATTTTACAATTTCTACCTTGCCAAAAGAGTTTACGGAGTTTAGCAAAGCAGCAGATATTCATATTTCTAAAGACGGAAAGTTTTTGTATGCTTCCAATCGCGGACATGAATCTATTGTAATTTATGAAGTAAATGCTGAAGATGGAACGTTAACGATAATTGGTTACGAACCTGTTTTAGGAAAAAATCCTCGTAATTTTTCATTGTCTCCAGATGAACAGTTTTTATTAGTTGCAAATCAAGATACTGATAATATAGTTTCTTTTAAAAGAGATATTGCTACGGGCAAGTTAACTTTTGTAAGTGAGATTACTGCTCCAATGCCAGTTTGTATTTTATTTTAGCTTGTAGTAGTTACAATTCAGTTAATGCATTTTCTGACTGATTTTGTCAAAGACTTTTTAGTGTGGTAAAAATCCTTCGATAAGCTCAGGAGTACATTGTGAATTTAAATTCAGATACATTATAACATACAACTTATATTTACTATGTGTCATTTTTTCAAGAGTTATCGGATTATACGCAATGCTAGTGCGAGCGTCTCGCTCGTACTTTCTGATTTCTATTTACAAAAAAAATATATAGATTGTTATCCGAGAATTATTGTCGATTGCACGAGCGTGGCGCTCGCGTTAGCGGATATTTATATATGACATGTACAATTAAAATGGTTTTAATTTTAGAACATACAACTTATGTTTACTATGTGTCAATTTTTTCAAGAGTTATCGGATTATACGCAATGCTAGTGCGAGCGTCTCGCTCGTACTTTCTGATTTCTATTTACAAAAAAAAAATATATAGATTGTTATCCGAGAATTATTGTCGATTGCACGAGCGTGGCGCTCGCGTTAGCGGATATTTATATATGAGATGTACAATTAAAATGGTTTTAATTTTATAACATACAACTTATGTTTACTATGTGTCAATTTTTTCAAGAGTTATCGGATTATACGCAATGCTAGTGCGAGCGTCTCGCTCGTACTTTCTGATTTCTATTTACAAAAAAAATATATAGATTGTTATCCGAGAATTATTGTCGATTGCACGAGCGTGACGCTCGCGTTAGCGGATATTTATATATGACATGTACAATTAAAATGGTTTTAATTTTATAACATAAAAGCTATGTTTACTATGTGTCAATTTTTTCAAGAGTTATCGGATTATACTCAATGCTAGTGCGAGCTTCTCGCTCGTACTTTCTGATTTCTATTTACAAAAAAAAATATATAGATTGTTATCCGAGAATTATTGTCGATTGCACGAGCGTAACGCTCGCGTTAGCGGATATTTATATATGACATGTACAATTAAAATGGTTTTAATTTTATAACATACAACTTATGTTTACTATGTGTCAATTTTTTCAAGAGTTATCGGATTATACTCAATGCTAGTGCGAGCTTCTCGCTCGTACTTTCTGATTTCTATTTACAAAAAAAAATATATAGATTGTTATCCGAGAATTATTGTCGATTGCACGAGCGTGACGCTCGCGTTAGCGGATATTTATATATGACATGTACAATTAAAATGGTTTTAATTTTATAACATACAACTTATGTTTACTATGTGTCAATTTTTTCAAGAGTTATCGGATTATACGCAATGCTAGTGCGAGGGTCTCGCTCGTACTTTCTGATTTCTATTTACAAAAAAAGCATAGATTGTTAACCGAGAATTATTGTCGATTGCACGAGTGTAACGCTCGCGTTAGCGGATATTTATATATGACATGTACAATTAAAATGGTTTTAATTTTATAACATAAAAACTATGTTTTCTATGTATTTATGTGGTCAATTTTTTTAATCGTTATCAGTTAAAACTCAATGGAGTGCTATTGTGAGCGTCTCGCTCGTACTTTGTCATGTATACTATGTGCCTATGTGTTTAGCTTTTTTTAAGTGTTGTTAGTTCGAGTATAGTTGAGAACAATTCGATATTTAACGAAGTAGAAAATTATTTTATTCGTAACTTGTAATCTCTAAAATCAATTTTAAAATAACACATGCTTTTAATTTTAATTAATTGGATTTATATTTTTATATCCTCCTTAAGCTTTGGTTTTTTATTAAAAAAACTATTTAAAATTGACAATCATAATTTTACCATCCACCATATTTTAGGATTATTCTCTATCACGCTATTTAGCTGGTCGTATGCTTTTTTCTTTCCTTTAGATATTGTTTTTTATGCAATA encodes the following:
- a CDS encoding PASTA domain-containing protein, with product MSVFQFIKSKSFFIQVIIAGIGLLVFIFALKYWLGYSTNHDQKIQVPNLHKMSLENVKLKLEELNLDFIVIDSASYNPDYPKKSVIEQSPETGDFVKEKRKIYLTLNPSKYRDVTVPDLNGRTKRQATSHLRSIGFNIGTNPISVRDIGKDVVRGLRYKGEILNHGDKLPLNSIVDLVLGDGNGN
- a CDS encoding D-alanine--D-alanine ligase yields the protein MKQNIAIVMGGYSSEVNISLTSGNVVYKHLNKEKYNPYRVHILKDKWVALDDDNQEYPINRSDFSFSLNGTSVIFDCVFNAIHGAPGENGTLLAYFNLINLKHTSAPFYQMALTFNKRDTLSVVKEYGIKTAVSVYLNKGDVVDLDAIINKVGLPCFVKPNNAGSSYGISKAHTKAEMLPALEKAYKEDTEILIESFLDGPEVSVGVIHYKGETTVLPITEIVTENDFFDYEAKYEGKSQEITPARISDEEKMKVEEIAKKVYKILNMSGFSRSEYILVNGEPHFLEMNTVPGLTEESILPQQAKVAGISLEELFESAIESAFV
- the coaD gene encoding pantetheine-phosphate adenylyltransferase — protein: MKRAIFPGSFDPITLGHFDIIARGVKLFDELIIAIGVNADKKYMFTLEERKKFIEDCFAHEPKIKVVTYKGLTVHFCQENNVDFILRGLRNPADFEFEKAIAHTNRDLAPIETVFLLTAASTSYISSSIVRDVIRNDGDYTKLVPKTVRIK
- a CDS encoding M14 family metallopeptidase translates to MCRPFRAFFLVTILLLLFSCDQLSKEKKDFTTLFEKSNGTETPEYKDIISYYKGLAEAHSSISLFSFGQTDSGEPLHLVVYNREGVFNVDEIKKSSKNRILINNGIHPGESDGIDASMLLLRDIVENDSLIEKYKNTVICVIPVYNVGGSLNRNSHTRANQKGPIEYGFRGNARNYDLNRDFIKQDSRNSAAFAAVFHTVNPDVFIDNHVSNGADYQYAITHLFTQHNKLGGKLGDFLETKMRPSIENSLEQKGISITPYVNVWGTTPEAGFSQFFDSPRYSTGYTTLFNTLGLMVETHMLKPYKVRVEQTYELLFSELDFTEDNADKIKELRANAVDEVLAQKTYPITFKVDTENPTELQFKGYEAEYVDSKVTTGKRLFYDTTKPYTKPVKYYNNFMETQSVEIPKGYILEQGWHKVLERLKNNQIEFTRFKNDTIITVEVNHIDKFETRKTAYEGHYLHYNTTVKTATQDFQFRKGDIYIPTNQNGVRYLLETLEAAATDSFFNWNFFDTVLQQKEGYSAYVFEDIAASFLAENPSIEKEFLEKRNTDTEFANNPRAQLDFIYKKSPHYEPAHLRLPIFKIF
- a CDS encoding lactonase family protein encodes the protein MKALPIVLLSLFFFGCKSEKVKTTTNTDVKTNSFYVGTYTNKDSKGIYKYQLSEKGELQKIGLVAETINPTFLTKSNDDKTLFAVEETNVNGTGFIKSYKIESDSLLLISNEKSGGAGPCFVAINDDDYLVTANYGGGSVGLLKADASGKLSELLNVQQHIGKGTTDRQKGPHAHSAWFHPAKKEVISVDLGTNELFFSKIDEDKLVYTKQKSLKMAKGAGPRHVTFNPNNKWIYVLNELDNTVSLVKEKEEAYFVDFTISTLPKEFTEFSKAADIHISKDGKFLYASNRGHESIVIYEVNAEDGTLTIIGYEPVLGKNPRNFSLSPDEQFLLVANQDTDNIVSFKRDIATGKLTFVSEITAPMPVCILF